The Halostagnicola larsenii XH-48 region CCATTCGGACCCGCGTTCGGCGGTCGCCGCGGTCGACGGTTTCGAATCCCAACTCGGCGTACAGCGACTCCGCGCGCTCGAGCGATTCGACCTCGAGAACGACTTCGAAGATGCCGTCGATGCCTGGACCATCGACGTCGGATTGCCCGAGTTCGACGCAGTTTCCGTCCGGATCGTAGAGGTACAGCGATCTCGTAGACCCGAACTGGGCCTCCTCGAGGTCGTACTCGGCCTCGAGTCGGTCCCACCAGTCGTCGTAGGTGTCCGCCGGAATCGACAGCGCGTAGTGGGTGTGAAGGCCGCCACGCGGAACAGCCGTCGGCCGGCGAATACGGAGGTCGCTTTTCCCGGCTTCGATCGCGAGTTCTCCGTCCCGCTCGCTGCGAACGGTCATCTCGAGCGTATCCTCGTAGAATTTTCGTGCGCTGGCGAGCGATTTCGCCTCGAGTCCGAGCCAGGCGAGGCCGGTCAACATAGACCCCCTTACGCGCGGCAACCGCATAGTGCCGTCGCTCGGCGGCCAATGAGAGTCGTTTCCGCATCTCGTCTATTTATCTGTTTGCCGACCGTACGGTGAGCCATGACATCCCGCGTCGACGAACGAGCGGCCGACTTCGAGGTGATCGATCGATTCGACGGCGGCGTCGGCTGGATCGCCCACCCCGACGAGCGAATGCGCCGCGCGAGCCACGCCCTCGAGATCGACGGCAACGTCTGGGTCATCGATCCGGTCGACGCAGACGGGA contains the following coding sequences:
- a CDS encoding VOC family protein, whose translation is MLTGLAWLGLEAKSLASARKFYEDTLEMTVRSERDGELAIEAGKSDLRIRRPTAVPRGGLHTHYALSIPADTYDDWWDRLEAEYDLEEAQFGSTRSLYLYDPDGNCVELGQSDVDGPGIDGIFEVVLEVESLERAESLYAELGFETVDRGDRRTRVRMDGPIALELWEPHLGIADARGGVHVDLGFETEDPKATGEAIADRVARLEFRGEGDAETAVARDFDGHHLTFAPSENS